One part of the Vidua macroura isolate BioBank_ID:100142 chromosome 14, ASM2450914v1, whole genome shotgun sequence genome encodes these proteins:
- the LOC128814349 gene encoding thymosin beta-15A homolog → MCDKPDLSEVEKFDKKKLKKTNTEEKNTLPSKETIEQEKECVKSS, encoded by the exons ATGTGCGACAAACCAGACCTCTCGGAGGTGGAGAAATTCGACaagaagaagctgaagaaaactAACACGGAGGAGAAGAACACGCTGCCCTCCAAGGAGA CTATtgagcaggagaaggaatgtgTGAAGTCTTCCTAG